Within the Enterobacter roggenkampii genome, the region CATGGTGACTCCTTAAAAGCATTCTGGTCTGCGATCATTTTACCACGTCGCGTTCAGTGCGGGCCACGCAGCTGTTGCTGCAAGGTCAGCAGCAGCTCAACTTCCTCGATTCGGCGACGCGTCGTGCGGCTCACCTCGTGCGGATCCCGTTCAAAAAGACTGTTGGTGCCCAGAATGTGCCCGGCAAGACAGTGCTCGTAGAGTGTCCCGGGGATATGCCAGCGCTCAATATCCTTACCCTCACTCAGCTCAAGCACATCCTCCGCGCCGCGCCGGTCGTGGCTGATGATGCGCCCGTCGCGCAAACAGAGCCGTAATCCTTTTTGCCCGCCCGCGGGTCCCGCGTATTTGTTCAGCCAGATATCCACCGGCACGCCGCTGATGCGACCCTGAAGATGCGCCTCGCCCTCCGCCGTGGACATGTCGCCTTTTGCGATAGCGCGGCCCAGGCGGTCTTTAGCCGTGACCACCTGCAACGTCATCTCATCACTTCCGCCCAGATAACGCACCGTTTCGCGCAGCATCGCCAGCACGTGCGTACCGATATCCAGGATTACACCGTCCGGGTGGCGAAGCGTACGCGCGTCCGGCTCGCCGGTAGCAAAGTTAAGCGCGATGGGTTCCCCTGCGGCGTTATATCCGCTCGGCTCCTGCAAAAAGCCGTCGATTTTGACGATGTCAGAGACGCTGCCAACCAGCGACCGCTTTACCGTTTCGATGCGCGCCATCCAGTGATCGAGCGCCAGCACGCGGGAAGCAGCGTCGGGGTTTGCCAGCAGCGCGTTGAGCTTTTCGATTTGGGGAAGCGTGGCGACGATCGGTTTTTCAATCACAATCCGCGGAACGGCCGAGGCTATGGCCTGTTCCAGCACCTCGAGGTGGTGCAGCGATGCGGTGGTAATAAAGAGAGTATCAAGCGGTACGGCGAGAAGTTCCGTAAGCGAAGCGCAGCGCGTGACGCCTTCAGGCTGCCTGGTGGGGAGAACATCAAATCCAAAACAATGAACCGCGTGACCATAAAGGCGACGTAAGGCGGGCAGATACGCGGTTTCCACGACCGCACCAAGACCGACAAATCCTAACTGCATAGTTTCACCTCAGGGAATCGATGCCGGGGCATAACGCCGCCCCGGCAAGCCCGAGGTTTATGAGGCGTTAGCAGCCGGTTTAGTCTGCGCATTTTCCAGCATGCGACGTACC harbors:
- a CDS encoding oxidoreductase is translated as MQLGFVGLGAVVETAYLPALRRLYGHAVHCFGFDVLPTRQPEGVTRCASLTELLAVPLDTLFITTASLHHLEVLEQAIASAVPRIVIEKPIVATLPQIEKLNALLANPDAASRVLALDHWMARIETVKRSLVGSVSDIVKIDGFLQEPSGYNAAGEPIALNFATGEPDARTLRHPDGVILDIGTHVLAMLRETVRYLGGSDEMTLQVVTAKDRLGRAIAKGDMSTAEGEAHLQGRISGVPVDIWLNKYAGPAGGQKGLRLCLRDGRIISHDRRGAEDVLELSEGKDIERWHIPGTLYEHCLAGHILGTNSLFERDPHEVSRTTRRRIEEVELLLTLQQQLRGPH